A genomic region of Rhodococcus sp. B50 contains the following coding sequences:
- a CDS encoding IS30 family transposase, whose amino-acid sequence MGRPAGWLKELTGRSAMISPGAPATRRSIEREFWRKIAEGLSSEDAAESVGVSPAVGSRWFRQGGGMSTIELTEPGGRYLSFSEREEIAVLRAQDVGVREIARRLGRAPSTISRELRRNVATRGGMLEYRASVAQWKAELMARRPKTAKMVANPLLRDYVQDRLSGVIRGPDGAIVTGPVVPQWKGRRKPHRQDRRWSTAWSPEQISHRLLVDFPEDESMRISHEAIYQSLYIEGRGALKRELVACLRTGRALRVPRARSRNKPQGHVTEDVVISERPAEAEDRAVPGHWEGDLIIGTGRSAIGTLVERSSRSTILVHLPRLEGWGEKPPVKSGPSLGGYGAVAMNTALKASMTTLPEQLRKTLTWDRGKELSGHAQFALETGTRVFFADPHSPWQRPTNENTNGLLRQYFPKGTDLSRWTSEDLEAVALAVNNRPRKVLDWKTPAEVFTEQLQLLEQRGVASTG is encoded by the coding sequence ATGGGGCGACCGGCCGGGTGGTTGAAGGAGCTGACGGGTCGATCGGCGATGATCTCACCGGGTGCGCCGGCAACTCGGCGCAGCATCGAACGCGAGTTCTGGAGAAAGATCGCGGAGGGACTGTCCTCGGAGGACGCGGCCGAATCGGTGGGTGTGTCGCCGGCGGTGGGTAGCCGTTGGTTCCGTCAAGGTGGCGGGATGTCGACGATCGAACTGACCGAACCCGGTGGGCGGTACCTGTCGTTTTCCGAGCGGGAGGAGATCGCGGTCCTGCGGGCGCAGGACGTCGGTGTGCGGGAGATCGCGCGCAGACTCGGTCGCGCCCCGTCCACGATCTCGCGTGAACTGCGACGCAATGTCGCTACCCGCGGCGGCATGCTCGAGTACCGGGCGTCGGTCGCTCAGTGGAAGGCCGAGCTGATGGCCCGGCGGCCCAAGACCGCGAAGATGGTGGCGAACCCGCTTCTGCGTGACTATGTTCAGGACCGGCTCAGCGGTGTCATCCGAGGTCCCGATGGTGCGATCGTGACCGGTCCGGTGGTGCCGCAGTGGAAGGGCCGACGCAAGCCCCACCGGCAGGACCGGCGGTGGTCGACGGCGTGGAGCCCGGAGCAGATTTCGCATCGACTCCTCGTCGATTTCCCGGAGGATGAGTCCATGCGTATCAGCCACGAGGCGATCTACCAGTCGTTGTACATCGAGGGCAGGGGCGCGCTGAAGCGGGAGCTGGTCGCGTGCCTGCGCACCGGCCGGGCATTGCGGGTGCCCCGAGCTCGGTCGCGGAACAAGCCACAGGGGCATGTCACCGAGGACGTGGTGATCAGCGAGCGTCCCGCCGAAGCCGAAGACCGTGCTGTTCCAGGCCATTGGGAGGGCGATCTCATCATCGGTACCGGCCGGTCCGCGATCGGCACCCTCGTCGAGCGCAGCAGCCGATCGACGATCCTCGTCCACCTACCTCGTCTGGAGGGCTGGGGCGAGAAGCCACCGGTGAAGAGCGGCCCGTCCCTCGGTGGATACGGCGCCGTCGCGATGAACACCGCACTGAAGGCATCGATGACGACACTCCCGGAGCAGCTCCGCAAGACCCTGACCTGGGATCGCGGGAAGGAACTGTCCGGTCATGCCCAGTTCGCTCTCGAGACCGGCACGAGGGTGTTCTTCGCCGACCCGCACTCACCCTGGCAGCGACCGACGAACGAGAACACGAATGGCTTGTTGCGCCAGTACTTCCCGAAGGGAACCGACTTGTCCCGCTGGACGTCCGAGGACCTTGAGGCAGTAGCGCTGGCTGTCAACAACCGACCACGAAAAGTGCTGGATTGGAAGACTCCGGCTGAAGTGTTTACCGAGCAGCTACAGTTGCTCGAACAACGCGGTGTTGCATCGACCGGTTGA
- a CDS encoding IS110 family transposase codes for MNEVWCGIDWSEGHHDIAVIDDRGAVLVTERISDDIAGVGRLTELILDHRSEGLNGLPIAIETTQGLLVAALRSAGADVYAINPLSVSRYRDRYSPSRAKSDTADALVLANILRTDCDNHRRLPRDSDQAQAIKVLARAHQDAIWDRQQITSKARSLLRQYFPAFLDTFDDLTTMGARTVLRLAPTPAAAAMLRPSTVAAALRRGGRKRGVDVEARRIVAGLRSPHLRQPSSVEDAMGRQAQAYARALATAADNVDSLEAALTTEFTEHPDAPILTSFPGLGTILGARILGEMGDDRERFTTARGLKAYAGTAPVTRASGTKTTVRFRLVRNKRLNHAAYLWALPLILHSTEARAHYDRRRNKGDTHTAASRNLANRFLGMLHHCLDTRQLYDATAAFAHPHQELGTTTVP; via the coding sequence ATGAACGAGGTGTGGTGTGGAATCGATTGGTCAGAAGGACATCACGATATAGCGGTGATCGATGATCGTGGTGCTGTGCTGGTCACAGAACGCATCAGCGACGACATCGCCGGGGTCGGCCGACTGACCGAGCTGATCCTCGACCATCGGTCGGAAGGTCTGAACGGACTGCCGATCGCCATCGAAACAACACAGGGTCTGCTCGTGGCGGCGCTGCGATCCGCGGGGGCCGACGTGTACGCGATCAACCCGTTGTCGGTGTCCCGGTACCGGGATCGCTATTCACCGAGCAGAGCGAAGAGCGACACCGCCGACGCGCTCGTGCTTGCCAACATCTTGCGCACCGACTGCGACAATCACCGACGGTTACCGCGGGACAGCGACCAAGCCCAGGCCATCAAAGTTCTCGCCCGCGCGCACCAGGACGCCATCTGGGATCGGCAGCAGATCACCAGCAAGGCGCGTTCTTTGCTGCGGCAGTACTTTCCCGCATTTCTGGACACCTTCGACGACCTGACCACGATGGGCGCTCGGACGGTGCTGCGCTTGGCACCGACCCCGGCAGCGGCGGCGATGCTGCGTCCGTCGACGGTGGCCGCCGCCTTACGCCGAGGAGGACGCAAACGTGGTGTCGATGTCGAGGCCCGCAGGATTGTCGCCGGTCTGCGCAGTCCGCATCTGCGCCAACCGTCATCGGTGGAGGACGCGATGGGTCGGCAAGCACAGGCATACGCCAGGGCGCTCGCGACAGCAGCCGACAATGTCGATTCGCTCGAAGCGGCGCTGACAACTGAGTTCACCGAGCATCCCGACGCGCCGATTCTGACGAGCTTTCCCGGGCTCGGTACGATCCTCGGTGCCCGAATCCTGGGCGAAATGGGTGACGACCGTGAGCGTTTCACGACCGCACGCGGGCTCAAAGCCTATGCCGGCACCGCGCCGGTGACTCGGGCCAGTGGAACGAAGACGACGGTGAGGTTTCGCCTCGTGCGGAACAAGCGACTGAATCATGCCGCCTACCTGTGGGCATTGCCGCTGATCCTGCACTCCACCGAGGCCCGAGCCCACTACGATCGGCGCCGCAACAAGGGCGACACCCATACCGCAGCGTCGCGTAACCTGGCCAATCGTTTCCTCGGCATGCTTCACCACTGCTTGGACACACGGCAGCTCTACGACGCCACCGCAGCGTTCGCGCACCCCCACCAAGAGCTCGGGACGACGACCGTTCCTTGA